The DNA segment CAATCAACTAGTTTCAGGATTAGCAATTAATCTAGTAGCTGCCGGGTTAACATCATTTCTAGCGCGGATAGTATTTCATAGTAGTAGCACCCAAAGATTACCAGGAATTGAGCCTGTAATGATTCCTGGTCTAGCAAATATACCCATACTTGGAGCTTTATTATTTCAACAAGATATTTTCGTATATTTACTCATAACTCTAGTGATTGTCAGTAATTATATTTTATTTCATACTAGCTTTGGGTTAACTTTACGGGCAGTAGGGGAATATCCCAAAGCTGCTGCAACGGCTGGTGTGTCTGTATCAAAGGTGCAATATGCGGCTGTAGTTATCAGTGGTTGTCTTGCTAGTTTAGGCGGTGCTTATCTTACCTTAGTGCAGATAAGATTTTTCACGGAAAATATGAGTGCAGGTAAAGGATTTATTGCGATCGCGGCTTTAATCTTTGGTAGGTGGCATCCTTTAGGTAGTACTCTGGCTTGCTTTTTATTTGGCGCTACAGAAGCCTTACAGTTACGCATTCAAGCCTTGGGTGCAAACATACCTCACCAGTTTCTTGCCATGTTACCTTATGCGATCGCTTTATTGGCATTAGTAGGATTAGCTGGTAAATCTAGACCACCCCAAAGTAATGGTGTTCCTTACTCCCCAGAACATCCCCAAGATAGCTAAGATTTAGCATACCTTCACACCGACCAAATCAATATCAGCCAACCATATCAGTCTACTTTGTGCTGATGTAGTTTCTCCTAAAATAGGCGATCGCCATTCTACAGCATAAAGCCAATTTTGTTTTAGACTAAAAACCCCTTGAATAATACGCCGATTTGGCATCTCACTAAAATCAACCTCAACCACATCGCCTAATTGAAAAGCTTGATGAGAAACAGTTTGACTTTTGAATACACTTGTTGGTGAAAATTCCCCACTGCGTAGATAAAGAGTTTCATTATGGGAAACTATTGCATAAACCCACTCTTCCTCTTCCCAATGAACCCCGCAGCAATGGCCTGACAAATCAGAGCTTAACAATACCTCTTCTCTGATTTGAACAGCTAATGGAGGTCTTACTGCACCCCAAGGAGGAGAAATATGCCAACAAGATTCTAAAGTCGTAATCTGATTCATCATGATGCTTTGGGTTCTATTTTTATACATAGACTTGCTTGCACGAGTGTCATCCGGAACATAATTCCCATCTGTTTAAAATAAGACAACAGAGACTACACCCCAATCAATAACTTCGTTAACCCAACAGCAAAGAATCGAATTAGGGAGGGATGAAAATTATGGGTTTTTATTCGCAAGTCATTTTACCGCGTCTTCTAGACTGGAGCTTGTCTGATCCTACCCTAGCTACATATCGTCAGGAACTACTAACAGACGTAACAGGAGAAGTACTAGAAATCGGTTTTGGCACTGGATTAAATTTGGCTTACTACCCTTCGCATATTCACAAAATCACCACGGTTGATGTGAATCCTGGGATGAACACCATAGCACAAAAGCGTATTGATGACTCTGGGATTAAAGTTCAACAACTCCTGCTATCAGGTGAAAATCTTCCTATGGCAGATAATACCTTTGATAGCGTGGTCAGCACATGGACTTTATGCAGTATTGCCAATGTGGAACAAGCCCTACAAGAAGTTTATCGGGTATTAAAACCAGGTGGTAAGTTCTTTTTTCTAGAACATGGACTGAGTAATAAGCCTAATGTACAAGTCTGGCAGAATCGCCTAACCCCAATTCAAAAAGTCTTAGCCGATGGATGTCACTTGAATCGAAATATTCAACAATTAGTAGAACAAAGTTTTGACCATGTAGAGCTAAAACGCTTTACACCTGAGAATTTTCCTGATTTGATGGCACATTTTTACAAAGGATGTGCAACTAAAAAATCAATATAAATTCATGAGCAAGGAAATCAATTTTATGCTTTGATTTCCTCGATCTACTTCAAGTCTTAAATATCTCATCTACAGGAATTTGATAGCCATTAGCGAGGCGATTCGTTGTGTTAGCCGTAGCGATAATTGCCAAGAGTTCACCAAACATAGCCTCATTCATTCCCTTCCCACGAGCTGCGGCTGAATGGGAAGAAATACAATAGTCACAGCCATTAGTGACACTCACAGCAATGTAAATCAGTTCCCGTACCAAAGGATCAAGTTCACCAGGACTAGCCATCACCTCTTTGATGGTTTCCCAGGTTCTTTTTAAGGTGGGAGGATGGTTAGCTATGGCTTTCCAGAAATTGTTGATGTACTCCGTCTGACGAGTAGCGCGGATGTCGTCGTATACCGACTTTACTTCATCACTTGCGTCTTCGTATTCAATCAGCTGAGTCATATTGTTCTGACAGACAAATAACAATTAGGCATTTTGGCACACTCAATTTTAAAAGTATAGATATCCTGTAAGAGTGGGATATATTCATGTGAAAAGTAATAAAAGGCAAAATCTCTCAGTTTATCACTGAGAGATTTTTATTCAAAATACCTGGGTTCAAATCTGATAATGCACCCAGTTCATCACAGCTATTTAGTCCAGTCATCCTAAATTAGTAACTATTTATAAAGTAAACATTAATGTAGAGTGTGTTATGAAACTACCCTAACGCACCGTCATATAAACTGATGCCATGTAAATTTTATCTTTACTTTAGAAATAACCTCTTATGGTGACCATTAAAGTTTTTTTAGGATTGGATTAACAACTATATCTTGCAAGTTTATCCATTAATTTATTCAATATTTTGTCTGAACAGACCTCTGCTTATAGCGGACTAAACAAAATATCAAAGTCAACAACAGAATAGCTTTCATAGTCGATGGTTCCATTACCCTGGTCACTTCTGTTGGGGGTTGAGTAATGGGAGTTTCACAAACTCCTCCGTTCGGGTTTCCACCAGGATTGACAAAATCACATACATTACTGGGAGGATTAGT comes from the Nostoc sp. PCC 7120 = FACHB-418 genome and includes:
- a CDS encoding ABC transporter permease — encoded protein: MNNLNFFSDYLVASLSLSVPLAFAALGGMYSERSGVLNIALEGMLLTGAFTSAVATLYTGNPWFGILCALIAGGLVGLLHAFLCVSLYVNQLVSGLAINLVAAGLTSFLARIVFHSSSTQRLPGIEPVMIPGLANIPILGALLFQQDIFVYLLITLVIVSNYILFHTSFGLTLRAVGEYPKAAATAGVSVSKVQYAAVVISGCLASLGGAYLTLVQIRFFTENMSAGKGFIAIAALIFGRWHPLGSTLACFLFGATEALQLRIQALGANIPHQFLAMLPYAIALLALVGLAGKSRPPQSNGVPYSPEHPQDS
- a CDS encoding DUF1392 domain-containing protein, with translation MMNQITTLESCWHISPPWGAVRPPLAVQIREEVLLSSDLSGHCCGVHWEEEEWVYAIVSHNETLYLRSGEFSPTSVFKSQTVSHQAFQLGDVVEVDFSEMPNRRIIQGVFSLKQNWLYAVEWRSPILGETTSAQSRLIWLADIDLVGVKVC
- a CDS encoding class I SAM-dependent methyltransferase; this translates as MGFYSQVILPRLLDWSLSDPTLATYRQELLTDVTGEVLEIGFGTGLNLAYYPSHIHKITTVDVNPGMNTIAQKRIDDSGIKVQQLLLSGENLPMADNTFDSVVSTWTLCSIANVEQALQEVYRVLKPGGKFFFLEHGLSNKPNVQVWQNRLTPIQKVLADGCHLNRNIQQLVEQSFDHVELKRFTPENFPDLMAHFYKGCATKKSI
- a CDS encoding carboxymuconolactone decarboxylase family protein → MTQLIEYEDASDEVKSVYDDIRATRQTEYINNFWKAIANHPPTLKRTWETIKEVMASPGELDPLVRELIYIAVSVTNGCDYCISSHSAAARGKGMNEAMFGELLAIIATANTTNRLANGYQIPVDEIFKT